The DNA segment CAACCTGCGGGACTTCACCACCGACCGCCACCGGACCGTGGACGACACCCCCTACGGGGGCGGCCCCGGCATGGTCATGAAGCCCGAACCCTTTTTCCGGGCCGTGGACGCCATCCGGGAACAGGCGGCCCAAGGGGCAGAACCCGGCCGGGCGGAGCCTCGCGTCATCCTGCTGGATCCCCAAGGCCCCGTGTTCAATCAAGCCAAGGCCCGGGAACTGGCCCAGGCAGGGCATATTGTATTGCTGTGCGGCCGCTATGAAGGGGTGGACGAACGGGTCCGGACCCACCTGGCCACCGAGGAGCTGTCCATCGGCGATTACGTCTTGAGCGGGGGCGAGATCCCCGCCTTGGTGGTCATCGACGCCGTGGTGCGGCTGCTGCCCGGGGCCGTGGGCACCGCCGAGTCGGTGGAGCAGGAGTCCTTTGCCGCGGGGTTGCTGGAAGGCCCCCAATACACCCGGCCCCGCACATTCCAGGGGGTTTCGGTGCCGCCCATCCTCCTGTCGGGGGATCATGGGGCCATCCGGCGCTGGCGCCGCCAGCAGGCCCTGCTCCGGACCCGGGAGCGACGGCCCGACCTGCTGGCCGCCGCCCAACTAACCCCCGAGGACTTGGACTTTCTGGCCCAAGCCGGCGCGGAAGGGGCGGGGGCAGGGGAGAAAGACGAGAACACCCGGTAAAATGTGCTTGCCCTCCGGCGGGTGTGGTATAATTGCCGGTGTGTTTCCCCCATGCAAGCAGAAAGGAGGCTGCCGTGGTGTCTTGGCTGCGCAGCCTTGAACAGGAACAACTGAGAGATGACATCCCCGACTTCAAGCCCGGCGACACCGTCCGGGTCCACGTCAAGGTACGGGAAGGCAACCGGGAGCGGATCCAGGTGTTCGAGGGTCCGGTCATCGCCCGGCAGGGCAGCGGCCTGACGGAGACCTTCACCGTGCGCCGCATCGCTTCCGGCGTAGGGGTGGAGCGTACTTTCCCCGTCCATGCGCCCGTAATCGACAAGCTGGAAGTGGTCACCCGCGGCAAGGTCCGCCGGGCCAAGCTGTATTACTTGCGCGGTCGTCGCGGCCGGGCAGCCCGCATTAAAGAACGCCGCTGAAGCTTGGGCCGTTGCAGCGGGGAGGGCCCGATGTATTGGAAGAATTGGCCGGCACCGACCGCGGCAAGCATTGGCTGCGGGAGATATTAGAAACCGTTCTTATTGCCTTCATCCTGGCATTTCTGCTGCGCATGTTCGTAGTGGAATCCTTCCTGGTGCAAGGCACTTCCATGCATCCCACCCTCCACGACAGCGAGTACCTGCTGGTGGACAAACTGGTCTACCGGTTGAGCAATCTGCGCCGTTCGGACATCGTCGTCTTCCGCTACCCCATGAACCCCAGCAAGGACTTCATCAAGCGGGTGGTGGCCCTGCCCGGCGACCGGGTGCGCATCGAGGGCGGCCGCCTGTATGTGAACGGGGAATTGATCTCCGAGCCCTATGTGCTGAACCGGGATCGGGGCGACATGCCCGAACGCATCGTGCCCCCCGGGCACATTTTCGTCCTGGGGGACAACCGGATCAATTCCGAAGACAGCCGCTCCTTCGGCACCGTCTCCATGAACCTGGTGGTGGGGCGGGCCTTCGTCGTCTGGTGGCCCCCCACCAACGTCCGGCGGATCAAGACGCCCACCACCGACGTCTTTCCGGCCGAGGAGCGGCAAAGCGCCGGTGAAGTTTCACCCCGGGCCGGCCCCGCCGGCTTCAGTCCTTAGGACCATGAGGACACCGGATCCCAGTCATTTTCATCGTCTGCCCCTATCCCATCTGAACAGGCTGGTGCGGGAAGCACCTTTTGAAGATCTGCCCCGGCTCATGGAAGCCTTGGCCGCCGATCCCCGCCGCGGCTGCCGATCCCTGGCCGAACAGGCCCGGCGAAGGTGGCAGCGGGAGCAGGAAGAGCGGGCGGCCTACCGGCAGCGCTTTGCCCACGAACTCCGATTTTGGCGCCGCGGCCTGCGGCTGGTGGCCGGGGTGGATGAAGCGGGCCGGGGTCCCCTGGCAGGGCCCGTGGTGGCTGCCGCCGTGGTGTTGGAGCCCGACGCATATCTCCCCGGTCTGAAAGATTCCAAGCTGTTGGACGCCCGCCGCCGGGAGCGGCTGTACCGGCTGATCCTGGCCCGGGCTCTGGCGGTGGCCGTAGCCGCAGCTCCCGCCGCCCGGGTGGACCGGCTCAATATCCACCGGGCGGGCCTGGCGGCCATGGCCCGAGCGGTGGGCCGCCTGCCGGTCAGGCCGCAAGCGGTTCTGGTGGACGGCTTTACCATTCCCGGCCTGCCCCTTCCCCAGGAGGCCCTGGTGGGCGGCGACAACTTGAGCAACTCCATCGCCGCCGCCGCCGTGGTGGCCAAGGTCCACCGGGACCGGCTCATGCTGGCCCTCCACCGGCGCGCCCCCCAATACGGCTTCGCCCGCCATAAGGGCTACCCCACCCAGGAGCACCGGCAGGCCATCAGCCGGTTCGGACCCTCGCCCCATCACCGGCGTTCGTTCAAGTGGTAGTAGCCTTGGATTTGGTCCAGGCGGCGCAGGTCCAGGGCCTGGGCGATGTGGTCGGCGGTGACCTCCTGGCAGCCCTCCAGGTCGGCGATGGTGCGGGCCACCTTGAGGGCGCCGTAATAGCCCCGCATGGTGAGCCCCTTTTTCCGGTAGGCCTCCTGGAGCAGGAGGCGTCCTTCCCCGTCGGGCCGGCAGTAGCGCTCCAACTGCTGGCGGCCCATTTCCGCGTTGCACTGGAGGCCGTACCGCTGGAGGCGATGACGCTGGATCTGCCGGGCTTCCTCCACCCGGCTCCGCACCTGGGCGCTGCTTTCCGCCGGCGCCTGGGAAAAAACGTCGGTCCAGGCCGGCCGGGCCAAGGGCACATGGATGTCCAGGCGGTCCAGCATGGGTCCCGACAAAGTGGCCCAGTACCGCCGCACCGCCAGGTCGGTGCAGCGGCAGGGGAAGTCGGCGTCGCCCCGGTGGCCGCAGGGGCACGGGTTCATGGCGGCCACCAGGCTGACCACGGCGGGCAGGCGGCAGGAGCCCTGGAGGCGGGCCACGGTGACCCAGCCCTCGGCCAGGGGCTCCCGCAGGGCCTCCAGAGTGCTTCTTTGAAATTGGGCCAATTCGTCCAGAAACAGCACGCCCCGGTGGGCCAGGGAGACCTCCCCCGGCTCGGGGATGGCGCCTCCCCCCACCATGGCCGTGGGAGGCATGGTGTGATGGGGCGCCCGGTAGGGTCGCCTGATGGATCCGCCGGCCGTCATGGGGGGCTCCTGGCCGGCGGCGCTGTACACCGTGACGATTTCCAAAGCTTCCTCCTTGGTGGGGCTGGGCAGGATGCCCGGCAAGGCCTGGGCGAGGGTGCTCTTGCCTGTGCCCGGAGGGCCTATGAGCAGCAGGTTGTGGCCGCCCGCCGCGGCGATTTCCAGGGCCCTGCGGGCGTGCCGGTGGCCTTCCACGTGGGCCAGATCCTGGTAGTCCGTTGATTGGTCCGGCGGGCTGTTGCAGTCCGGCTGAGGGGGCCGGGGCTCTGGCCTGGGCATGGGGGAGCAGCCCTGGCGGATCCAGCGGCAGACGGCTTCCAGGTTGGGCAGGGTGATGATTTCCAGGTCGGGAAGCAGATGGGCCGAACCGGCTTCGTCCATGCCCATAACCACCCCGGGGACGCCCCGGCGCCCCAAGTGGTGCAGGATGGGCACCAGGCCCCGGATGGGCCGCAGGGTGCCGTCCAGGGACAACTCGGCCAGGAGGGCCAGGTTCTGCCAGCGGCCGCCGGGTATCTGGCCTGTCTGGTGCAGGATGCCCAGGGCGATGGCCAGATCGAAGCCGGTCCCCCGCTTGGGCAGGTCGGCGGGGGCCAGGTTGATGGTGATCCGGGCCAGAGGAAAATCGTAGCCGGCGTTCTTGATGCCGGCCCGCACCCGCTCCCGGGCCTCCCGCACCGGCGGCCCCGCCAGCCCGACAATGTCGAAGGCCGGCAGGCCCCGGCTTACGTCAACTTCCACACTGACCTGGTACCCCTCTACGCCCCAGAGGGCGCCGCTGACCAGGCGGGTGACCAAAGGGACCTCCTCCCTTCCTTGCCCTCCCCGGCTCGGCTACAATACCGCCTAAGGGAGGGCGGCCCATCAGTAGATTACCATAAAATGGAAGCCCATGTTAGTGGCTTCAAAGAACAGTTTCAGGAGAGGGGATGTGCCGGTGGCAGTCAATGCCCGGAGGCTCAACAGTGAACAGGCATTGCAGGAACTGATGGAGCGGTCGAACCAGGAGCCGGTGTTCATCTTCAAGCACAGCGCCACTTGCCCCATTTCAGCGGCGGCCATGGAGGAATTCAGCGGTTTCCTGGCCCAGTCCCAGGAGGGCAGGTTCGCCGCCGGCTACCTCATCGTCCAGGAGGACCGGCCCATTTCCAACACCGTGGCCGAGCAGTTGGGGGTCAAGCACGAAAGCCCCCAGGCCATCCTGGTGAAGGACGGCCGGGCCGTCTGGCATGCTTCCCACTGGAACGTTACCGCCGCTGCTCTGAAGGAAGCCTTGGCAGGCTGAGCCGGCAGCGCCGAGTTGGTGCGGTGCCCCATGGATCGAAGGCTCCGGGTCCGGCTCAGCCGATGCCCGGCCAGTGCTGCACCTGGGGCGGCTCCCCGGTAGGCGGCCAGTAGATGGTCACCGCATCCAGGCGGAAAGGATCCCCGGGGCGTCCCAGGGCGGCCAAATAGTGGGCCGCCAGGCGGCGCAGCCGGTGGATTTTCTGCGGGGTCAAGGATAGCTCGGGGCGCCCGAAGCGGGCGCTCCGGTAGGTGCGCACCTCCACGAACACCCAAGGGGGCCCGTCTCCGGGCCCCCGGCACACCAGGTCGATTTCCCCGTAGCGGGAATGGACGTTGCGGGCCACCACCCGGAAACCCCGCCGGGTCAAATAGGCGGCGGCCATGATTTCCCCCAGGCGGGCCGCCTGCCGGCGGCGCCGGGTTGTCCTGCCGGACATGGAATCCTGCCTCCCGGGGCCGGGCAAACTTCTCGTGCCAGATAATGGAAGGATTCCTCCCGCCGGTAAGTTTACCTGCCTAGTCGAACCCGGGTATAAAAACACCTCGTACAGATCCCTCCAGCCTGTCCGGCCGGTGTAGTATACTTGGCCGTGGAAATGGGCATAGTTTGCCAATGCCTGGCGAGAGGGGCGTCCTCCTTGCGTCATGTCTTGAGCGCCCGCCAATTCAACCGGGTTCAACTGGAGCACTTGTTCAATTTAGTGGAAGAGACGGAGAGAAAGCTGGCGGTGATGCCGGGCGAAGAACCCTTGCGGGGCCGCATCATGGCCAGCCTTTTTTATGAGCCCAGCACCCGCACCCGCCTTTCCTTCGAGACGGCCATGCTGCGCCTGGGCGGCCAGGTGATCACCACAGAAAACGCCCGGGAATTTTCTTCCGCCATCAAAGGGGAGTCCTTGGAAGACACCATCCGGGTGGTGTCGGGCTACGCCGATGTGGTGGTGCTGCGCCACTTTGAGGAAGGCTCGGCGGCCGCGGCGGCCCGGGTGGCGTCGGTGCCCATCATCAACGCCGGCGACGGCCCCGGCGAGCACCCCACCCAGGCCCTGCTGGACCTGTACACCATCCACAAAGAGTGCGGCCGGGTGGACGGGCTGAAGGTGGCCCTCATCGGCGACCTGGCCTACGGGCGGACAGTTCACTCCCTGGCCTACATGCTGAGCAACTACGACGACATCGAGCTGCTGCTGGTGGCGCCCCCCGGCGTCCCCATGCCCCAGGAGGTATTGTCTTTCGTCGCCCAGCGGGGCGTCCACTGGCGGCAGGTGGATGACCTGCGGGAGGCGGCCGCGGCGGCCCAGGTGCTTTACCAGACCCGCATCCAGCGGGAGCGCTTCCCGTCGGAGGAGGAATACAAGGCGGCCTACGGCCGCTTCGTCATCGACCAGGAGATCATGGGGGTCATGGCCCCCGAGGCCATCGTCCTCCACCCCCTGCCCCGGGCCGGCGAGATCGACCCTGGGGTGGACGACGATCCCCGGGCCGCCTACTTTCGCCAGGCGCAAAACGGCGTCTACGTGCGCATGGCGCTGCTGCAGCTTTGCCTAGGCTTGGTCAATCTGCCAGAACATTGAGGACATGCCGGTAGTAGGGTGAAAAACGGAGCCGCCGCCACGCCTGGGCCGGCGTCAGGCCTGTGCCGGCCACCAGGGCGTTGCTCCTGGCCATGGCCCGGGCGCGGGTGAGGGTGCCCGCCCGGGCTTCCCGCAGGAGGGCCTTTGCCGTCCGGCGCTGGGCCGGGGTAAGCTGGTGGCGGTGCTTTTGATAAAGATTGAACAATACCCGTAGACTTGCTTCTCTGCTCATGCTGCGTCCCGTCGAACGCCCGCGCCGTAGGCTGGTCAAGACGGCCACCCGTCCTCTCCCCCTGAGGGCTTGCTGGCACAGCATATGTGGGCCGGCCGCGGGATGTCCTTGACGTCCGGGAGGCAGGGCGAAGGAGGGGTAGGCCGTGGGGCGTGTCATCTTGACGGGCGGCCGGGTCATCGACCCGTCGTCGAATTTGGACGCCGTGGCCGACCTGGTCATCGAAGACGGCAGCATCGCCGCCGTGGGACCCGGACTGGCGCCCGCCGAA comes from the Sphingobacteriaceae bacterium genome and includes:
- the trmD gene encoding tRNA (guanosine(37)-N1)-methyltransferase TrmD; translation: MRIDVVTIFPSIITGGLSEGIPARAAAKGIVDLHVHNLRDFTTDRHRTVDDTPYGGGPGMVMKPEPFFRAVDAIREQAAQGAEPGRAEPRVILLDPQGPVFNQAKARELAQAGHIVLLCGRYEGVDERVRTHLATEELSIGDYVLSGGEIPALVVIDAVVRLLPGAVGTAESVEQESFAAGLLEGPQYTRPRTFQGVSVPPILLSGDHGAIRRWRRQQALLRTRERRPDLLAAAQLTPEDLDFLAQAGAEGAGAGEKDENTR
- the rplS gene encoding 50S ribosomal protein L19; its protein translation is MVSWLRSLEQEQLRDDIPDFKPGDTVRVHVKVREGNRERIQVFEGPVIARQGSGLTETFTVRRIASGVGVERTFPVHAPVIDKLEVVTRGKVRRAKLYYLRGRRGRAARIKERR
- the lepB gene encoding signal peptidase I — its product is MEELAGTDRGKHWLREILETVLIAFILAFLLRMFVVESFLVQGTSMHPTLHDSEYLLVDKLVYRLSNLRRSDIVVFRYPMNPSKDFIKRVVALPGDRVRIEGGRLYVNGELISEPYVLNRDRGDMPERIVPPGHIFVLGDNRINSEDSRSFGTVSMNLVVGRAFVVWWPPTNVRRIKTPTTDVFPAEERQSAGEVSPRAGPAGFSP
- a CDS encoding ribonuclease HII; the protein is MREAPFEDLPRLMEALAADPRRGCRSLAEQARRRWQREQEERAAYRQRFAHELRFWRRGLRLVAGVDEAGRGPLAGPVVAAAVVLEPDAYLPGLKDSKLLDARRRERLYRLILARALAVAVAAAPAARVDRLNIHRAGLAAMARAVGRLPVRPQAVLVDGFTIPGLPLPQEALVGGDNLSNSIAAAAVVAKVHRDRLMLALHRRAPQYGFARHKGYPTQEHRQAISRFGPSPHHRRSFKW
- a CDS encoding YifB family Mg chelatase-like AAA ATPase, whose protein sequence is MVTRLVSGALWGVEGYQVSVEVDVSRGLPAFDIVGLAGPPVREARERVRAGIKNAGYDFPLARITINLAPADLPKRGTGFDLAIALGILHQTGQIPGGRWQNLALLAELSLDGTLRPIRGLVPILHHLGRRGVPGVVMGMDEAGSAHLLPDLEIITLPNLEAVCRWIRQGCSPMPRPEPRPPQPDCNSPPDQSTDYQDLAHVEGHRHARRALEIAAAGGHNLLLIGPPGTGKSTLAQALPGILPSPTKEEALEIVTVYSAAGQEPPMTAGGSIRRPYRAPHHTMPPTAMVGGGAIPEPGEVSLAHRGVLFLDELAQFQRSTLEALREPLAEGWVTVARLQGSCRLPAVVSLVAAMNPCPCGHRGDADFPCRCTDLAVRRYWATLSGPMLDRLDIHVPLARPAWTDVFSQAPAESSAQVRSRVEEARQIQRHRLQRYGLQCNAEMGRQQLERYCRPDGEGRLLLQEAYRKKGLTMRGYYGALKVARTIADLEGCQEVTADHIAQALDLRRLDQIQGYYHLNERR
- the ytxJ gene encoding bacillithiol system redox-active protein YtxJ, with the protein product MPVAVNARRLNSEQALQELMERSNQEPVFIFKHSATCPISAAAMEEFSGFLAQSQEGRFAAGYLIVQEDRPISNTVAEQLGVKHESPQAILVKDGRAVWHASHWNVTAAALKEALAG
- a CDS encoding YraN family protein; the encoded protein is MSGRTTRRRRQAARLGEIMAAAYLTRRGFRVVARNVHSRYGEIDLVCRGPGDGPPWVFVEVRTYRSARFGRPELSLTPQKIHRLRRLAAHYLAALGRPGDPFRLDAVTIYWPPTGEPPQVQHWPGIG
- the pyrB gene encoding aspartate carbamoyltransferase, whose amino-acid sequence is MRHVLSARQFNRVQLEHLFNLVEETERKLAVMPGEEPLRGRIMASLFYEPSTRTRLSFETAMLRLGGQVITTENAREFSSAIKGESLEDTIRVVSGYADVVVLRHFEEGSAAAAARVASVPIINAGDGPGEHPTQALLDLYTIHKECGRVDGLKVALIGDLAYGRTVHSLAYMLSNYDDIELLLVAPPGVPMPQEVLSFVAQRGVHWRQVDDLREAAAAAQVLYQTRIQRERFPSEEEYKAAYGRFVIDQEIMGVMAPEAIVLHPLPRAGEIDPGVDDDPRAAYFRQAQNGVYVRMALLQLCLGLVNLPEH